A DNA window from Chlamydia buteonis contains the following coding sequences:
- a CDS encoding transglutaminase family protein, which produces MMPRSLFAVFVFVIAIEGFAAKIFCEGVSIPQDQYEDFWNLDPYCLESLCAYFVVHGDHQSRQKLEKFFPRLTVHELKTLSNCVLLSKNPDYVFSKEDVEVIKKLNLQGVSFLCYNDDASFLPEKDLARALVYAEFPGAEGKSKAEHYTHYLDILALRAYIERQRYLDREQSPLGSEAYHRATIEALNTILFYEEGIRYPSKNEMFSDEFSFLSSVADRKFGVCLGVSSLYLSLAQRLELPLESVTPPGHIYLRYGGGKVNIETTAGGRHLPTEHYCDCLNVDELRIRSEKELIGLTFINQGSFALQKQQYQEADLAYEKAKEYVDDHELEELLGIVKILKGQRKEGEALLKSSSQTQTIGSVAHDYLQGNIDEATLKLLFTHPGSTYDEVLSYQEALKKAVQRSPKCCESRRRLASVLLHLGKIAEGVALLEQSAKEAPEDIALHLKLSKILCDRHDYAKAQRYFLIADGLLKGRGIQNEDKKSFTLYHEIRKKMFSIAP; this is translated from the coding sequence ATGATGCCAAGGTCGCTGTTTGCTGTTTTTGTGTTTGTTATTGCTATAGAAGGATTTGCCGCAAAGATATTTTGTGAAGGTGTGTCTATCCCACAAGATCAGTATGAGGATTTTTGGAATCTTGATCCCTACTGTTTGGAAAGCTTGTGTGCTTATTTTGTGGTACATGGTGATCACCAAAGTAGACAGAAACTGGAAAAGTTTTTTCCCCGGCTAACTGTTCACGAACTGAAAACTTTATCTAATTGTGTTTTATTATCTAAAAATCCTGATTATGTTTTTTCAAAAGAAGATGTTGAAGTTATAAAAAAACTGAACCTGCAAGGGGTCTCTTTTCTATGCTACAATGATGATGCGTCTTTTCTTCCTGAAAAAGATCTTGCGCGTGCTCTGGTATACGCCGAATTCCCCGGAGCAGAGGGGAAGAGTAAAGCAGAACATTATACACATTATTTAGATATTTTAGCTCTGCGTGCTTATATAGAACGTCAGCGATACTTAGATAGGGAACAAAGTCCGTTAGGATCCGAGGCTTATCATAGAGCAACTATAGAAGCTCTGAATACGATTCTATTTTATGAAGAAGGGATTCGTTATCCATCAAAAAATGAAATGTTTTCCGATGAATTTTCTTTTTTATCTTCAGTAGCAGACCGAAAATTCGGTGTCTGCTTGGGTGTTTCTTCTCTTTATTTATCCCTAGCACAACGTTTAGAGCTCCCTTTAGAATCAGTTACGCCCCCCGGGCACATCTACTTAAGATACGGAGGGGGAAAGGTCAATATTGAAACTACTGCAGGAGGAAGACATCTTCCTACGGAGCATTATTGTGATTGTTTAAACGTTGATGAATTAAGAATACGCTCTGAAAAAGAGCTTATAGGCCTAACTTTTATTAACCAAGGGTCTTTTGCTTTGCAAAAGCAACAATATCAAGAAGCTGACTTAGCTTATGAAAAAGCCAAGGAGTATGTAGACGATCATGAACTCGAAGAGCTTTTGGGGATTGTAAAAATCCTAAAAGGTCAGAGAAAAGAAGGGGAGGCTCTTCTTAAAAGCTCTTCACAAACACAGACTATAGGGTCAGTAGCTCATGATTACTTGCAAGGGAATATAGATGAAGCAACATTGAAGCTATTGTTTACACATCCAGGATCTACATACGACGAGGTCCTTTCTTACCAAGAGGCTTTAAAAAAGGCTGTGCAACGCTCACCCAAATGTTGTGAATCTCGTCGTAGGCTTGCTTCTGTATTACTTCATCTTGGGAAAATAGCTGAGGGTGTGGCTCTTTTAGAGCAGAGTGCTAAGGAAGCGCCAGAAGACATCGCTCTGCATTTAAAATTATCTAAGATTCTTTGCGATCGTCATGATTATGCAAAGGCTCAGAGATATTTTTTAATAGCGGATGGCCTATTGAAAGGTAGGGGTATACAGAATGAAGATAAGAAGTCGTTTACTCTGTACCACGAAATACGAAAAAAAATGTTTTCAATAGCGCCTTAA